One window of Metopolophium dirhodum isolate CAU chromosome 3, ASM1992520v1, whole genome shotgun sequence genomic DNA carries:
- the LOC132941664 gene encoding rhomboid-related protein 2 translates to MSVQQQQQQQQFQSIPLDSVESQWEMLFNRFDRNRDGKISINELHHVLKQGAGEQYNIPPKVLAIIANKADHNQDGYINFREFLHLMEEEPIAKSLTTNLFSKYIHYTIVPRGPPRLRTAGVDRTDGDYEDEYSCNPPALCMVIVSLVEVLIFTWDVLKLKTTESIQGPMASMFIYNPHRRREAWRFLTYMFVHVGQTHLIVNLIVQLLLGVPLEMVHRGWRVVLIYLSGVLAGSLATSVTDPSVYLAGASGGVYALITAHVATIIINWSEMECAIYQLLVFAFLITFDFGSSIYNRYFVNVDNQIGYTAHLAGAIAGLLVGVYTLRNLNVRPWEKKLCWSCFVIYVLLTGSGVMWNVMFPEYFSKEQY, encoded by the exons ATGTCTgtacaacagcaacagcaacaacagcaaTTCCAGAGCATACCACTGGACAGCGTCGAatcg CAATGGGAGATGTTATTTAACCGC tttgacAGAAACCGTGATGGTAAAATATCTATTAACGAGTTGCATCATGTCTTAAAACAAGGAGCTGGTgaacaatacaatatacctCCTAAAGTTTTGGCAATAATCGCTAATAAAGCTGATCACAATCAAGATGGATATATTAACTTTAGAGAATTTTTACATTTG ATGGAAGAAGAACCTATAGCTAAAAGTTTGACTACAAATTTGTTTAGCAAATACATCCATTATACAATTGTACCAAGAGGACCTCCTAGATTGCGGACTGCAGGAGTGGATCGTACTGATGGGGATTATGAAGATGAATACTCTTGCAATCCACCAGCATTGTGTATGGTTATTGTTAGTCTGGTTGAA gtattaattttCACTTGGgatgttttaaaattgaaaacaactGAGTCAATCCAAGGCCCTATGGCTTCAATGTTTATTTACAATCCTCATCGTAGACGTGAAGCTTGGCGGTTTCTGACCTATATGTTTGTTCATGTTGG ACAGACTCATTTGatagtaaatttaattgttCAGCTATTACTTGGAGTACCATTGGAGATGGTTCATCGTGGTTGGAGAGtagtgttaatttatttatccgGAGTTTTAGCTGGTTCACTAGCTACGTCAGTAACTGATCCTTCAGTTTATTTGGCTGGTGCTTCTGGAGGCGTTTATGCTTTGATCACAGCACACGTagctactataattatt aATTGGTCTGAAATGGAGTGTGCTATTTACCAACTCTTGGTATTTGCTTTTCTAATTACTTTTGATTTTGGATCGTCTATTTACAATCGCTATTTTGTTAACGTTGACAATCAG attggtTACACTGCACATTTAGCTGGTGCTATTGCTGGTCTACTTGTTGGAGTATACACTTTACGAAATCTTAACGTCCGTCcgtgggaaaaaaaattatgttggtCGTGTTTTGTCATTTATGTGTTGTTGACAGGCTCAGGTGTGATGTGGAATGTAATGTTTcctgaatatttttcaaaagaacagtattaa